One Penicillium oxalicum strain HP7-1 chromosome III, whole genome shotgun sequence genomic region harbors:
- a CDS encoding Dolichyl-phosphate-mannose--protein mannosyltransferase 4: MSSPSPSLRRRVGKKETSVAEPSENATLRPAVVAARNQSEWDYWLAMIVLTILAFATRFYRIDYPNEVVFDEVHFGKFASYYLQRMYFFDVHPPFGKLLFAFMGWLIGYDGHFFFENIGDSYIDNKVPYLALRAMPATLGALTIPVVFLTMWESGYSLPACVLAAGLMVFDNAHIGEDRLILLDSTLVLSMALSILCYVRFYKLRHQPFSRKWWKWLLLTGFCMSCVISTKYVGVFTFVTVGAAVMIDLWNLLDINRRQGALDMYTWLKHFAARLVALIIIPFFFYLFWFQVHFAVLTRSGPGDEFMSPEFQETLSDNAMTAQSVGVQYYDAITLRHKDTKTLLHSHWEKYPLRYDDGRISSQGQQVTGYPHNDTNNLWQIIPTRPLAADDDESKSVRNGDIIQLFHVGTKSYLLTHDVASPYYPTNQEFTTVTPDLAEGERRNDTLFELKIENGKPAQEFRTFASLIKLIHVPTRVAMWTHTTPLPEWGFKQAEINGNKNILASSNLWFAETIDGLAPDSPRRTREERKPKSLSFLRKYFELQGAMFHHNNALTSSHPYATEPFQWPFLLRGVSFWTKNETRGQIYFLGNPIGWWIASSLLAVFAGIVGADQLSLRRGVDALEESKFLPEVVAFVKPSTNHDRFLFFIVWGPGARSRLYNSTGFLFLCWAAHYFPFWLMGRQRFLHHYLPSHLASTMVTGALIEFIFNFQPLDPATAEAPEDDPSGKAKANRSLGRFITAKERMGPRSVVAAWVATIVILAATIYGFVFFAPLTYGLPGLDVDGVNARKWLNYDLHFAK, encoded by the exons ATGTCgtccccttctccatctctccgcAGGAGAGTtggcaagaaggagacaTCCGTGGCAGAGCCATCGGAGAATGCCACACTGCGTCCCGCGGTCGTGGCTGCACGCAATCAGTCTGAGTGGGATTATTGGCTGGCCATGATCGTCCTCACGATTCTGGCTTTCGCAACTCGTTTCTATCGCATTGACTACCCCAATGAGGTCGTCTTTGATGAAGTTCATTTTGGAAAG TTTGCCTCCTATTACCTCCAGCGCATGTACTTCTTCGACGTACACCCTCCCTTCGGCAAGCTCCTGTTCGCCTTTATGGGCTGGTTGATTGGCTATGATGGGCActtcttcttcgagaacATTGGCGACTCGTACATAGACAACAAAGTTCCCTATCTTGCTCTGCGCGCTATGCCCGCGACTCTGGGCGCGCTCACTATTCCTGTGGTTTTCTTGACTATGTGGGAGTCCGGATATTCCCTTCCAGCTTGCGTTTTGGCCGCTGGTCTGATGGTCTTTGACAATGCACACATTGGTGAAGACCGCTTGATCCTTCTCGATTCCACTTTGGTCTTGTCCATGGCTCTCAGCATTCTGTGCTACGTGCGCTTCTACAAACTGCGCCATCAGCCTTTCAGCCGCAAGTGGTGGAAGTGGCTGCTTCTTACTGGATTCTGCATGAGCTGTGTCATCTCAACCAAGTACGTCGGTGTGTTCACTTTTGTGACCGTCGGTGCTGCTGTCATGATCGATCTGTGGAACTTGTTGGACATCAACCGTCGCCAAGGTGCTCTTGATATGTACACGTGGCTCAAGCACTTCGCCGCTCGTCTCGTTGCGCTCATTATtatccccttcttcttctacctCTTTTGGTTCCAGGTCCACTTTGCGGTTCTCACCCGCTCCGGACCTGGTGATGAATTCATGTCTCCCGAGTTCCAGGAGACCCTCAGCGACAATGCCATGACCGCGCAGTCCGTTGGTGTCCAGTACTACGACGCCATTACCCTTCGTCACAAGGACACCAAGACCCTCCTCCACAGCCACTGGGAGAAGTACCCCCTGCGCTATGATGATGGCCGTATCTCCAGTCAGGGCCAGCAGGTCACTGGCTACCCTCACAACGACACCAACAACCTTTGGCAGATCATTCCCACCCGACCTCTCGCCGcagatgacgatgagagcAAGAGTGTGCGCAACGGCGATATCATCCAGCTGTTCCATGTTGGCACCAAGAGTTACCTCTTGACTCATGACGTGGCTTCCCCGTACTATCCTACCAACCAGGAATTCACCACGGTGACCCCCGATCTGGCTGAGGGTGAGCGTCGTAATGACACTTTGTTCGAGCTCAAGATTGAGAACGGCAAGCCTGCTCAAGAGTTCCGTACCTTTGCCAgtttgatcaaattgattCACGTGCCCACCCGCGTTGCCATGTGGACTCATACCACACCTCTTCCCGAGTGGGGCTTCAAGCAGGCCGAGATTAACGGCAACAAGAATATCCTTGCATCCAGCAACTTGTGGTTCGCGGAGACCATTGACGGTCTTGCCCCCGATAGCCCTCGTCGGACGCGCGAAGAGCGCAAGCCCAAGTCTTTGTCTTTCCTACGCAAGTACTTCGAGCTTCAGGGTGCCATGTTCCACCACAACAACGCCTTGACGAGCAGCCACCCATACGCCACTGAGCCCTTCCAGTGGCCGTTCTTGCTCCGTGGTGTAAGCTTCTGGACCAAGAACGAGACTCGCGGTCAGATTTATTTCCTGGGTAACCCCATCGGATGGTGGATTGCTAGTAGTCTGTTGGCTGTCTTTGCCGGTATTGTCGGTGCTGACCAGCTGTCTCTCCGCCGTGGAGTGGATGCACTGGAAGAGAGTAAGTTCCTCCCTGAAGTTGTTGCCTTTGTCAAGCCATCGACTAATCATGACcgctttctctttttcataGTTTGGGGACCCGGAGCCCGCTCACGTCTCTACAACAGTACTGgattcctcttcctctgctgGGCTGCTCATTACTTCCCCTTCTGGCTGATGGGCCGTCAGCGGTTCCTACACCATTATTTGCCGTCGCACTTGGCGTCCACCATGGTGACTGGTGCGCTGATTGAGTTCATCTTCAACTTCCAGCCGCTGGACCCCGCCACCGCGGAAGCGCCCGAGGACGATCCTTCCGGTAAGGCCAAGGCGAACCGCAGTCTGGGTCGCTTTATCACTGCCAAGGAGCGCATGGGCCCCAGATCAGTTGTTGCCGCCTGGGTTGCGACTATCGTGATTCTCGCAGCCACCATCTATGgattcgtcttcttcgcaCCTTTAACCTACGGATTGCCCGGCCTTGATGTTGACGGTGTCAATGCTCGCAAGTGGTTGAACTATGATCTCCACTTTGCCAAATAA